In one Aquabacterium sp. OR-4 genomic region, the following are encoded:
- a CDS encoding DUF3299 domain-containing protein — protein sequence MTAHRLLLTRRRCLASFTALAGLSLGPGLTGAQPLPKPGPGGYTELRWDDLVPKGWDPMKQLKDRGIANPAALQDTDPKTQDLMRTLREAWDNAPTEPQLDGAKVKLPGYVVPLEDEKAGLTEFLLVPYFGACVHTPPPPANQIVLVVPAKPAAGFRTMDTVWVSGVLKAKRGESPMGASGYRLEAALVERYKAPAR from the coding sequence ATGACTGCCCATCGCCTGCTTCTCACCCGCCGCCGCTGCCTGGCATCTTTCACCGCCCTGGCCGGCCTGTCGCTGGGGCCCGGCCTGACCGGCGCCCAGCCGCTGCCCAAGCCCGGCCCGGGCGGCTACACCGAGCTGCGCTGGGACGATCTGGTGCCCAAGGGCTGGGACCCGATGAAGCAGCTCAAGGACCGCGGCATCGCCAACCCGGCCGCGCTGCAGGACACCGACCCCAAGACCCAGGACCTGATGCGCACCCTGCGCGAAGCCTGGGACAACGCGCCCACCGAGCCGCAGCTCGATGGCGCCAAGGTCAAGCTGCCCGGTTACGTGGTGCCGCTCGAGGACGAGAAGGCCGGGCTCACCGAGTTTTTGCTGGTGCCGTATTTCGGCGCCTGCGTGCACACGCCGCCACCGCCGGCCAACCAGATCGTGCTGGTGGTGCCGGCCAAGCCGGCGGCAGGCTTTCGCACCATGGACACGGTGTGGGTCAGCGGCGTGCTGAAGGCCAAGCGCGGCGAGTCGCCGATGGGCGCCAGCGGCTACCGGCTCGAGGCGGCCCTGGTCGAGCGCTACAAGGCCCCGGCGCGCTGA
- a CDS encoding phosphatase PAP2 family protein, with product MAFWTWITRLGEAQLLLPLMLLAVLWLLLQRQPARTALGWLAATVLAAAITTVSKVAFIGYGWGLPALDFTGFSGHAMFAAAVWPPLLRLAAAAWWPARPGVGWLAGYALAVLVAVSRVQVGAHSWSEVLAGLALGAAASGVVLARGHWPRLALTRLAPLALGAVLALGVARAPASRTHDWVTRLALASSGRTEPFQRWAPQSGPATPKAGGAPARRAPASLQPR from the coding sequence ATGGCGTTCTGGACCTGGATCACCCGGCTGGGCGAGGCCCAGCTGCTGCTGCCGCTGATGCTGCTGGCCGTGCTGTGGCTGCTGCTGCAGCGCCAGCCGGCGCGCACCGCCCTGGGCTGGCTGGCGGCCACGGTGCTGGCGGCGGCCATCACCACCGTCAGCAAGGTGGCCTTCATCGGCTATGGCTGGGGCCTGCCGGCGCTTGATTTCACCGGCTTCTCGGGCCATGCGATGTTTGCCGCGGCGGTGTGGCCGCCGCTGTTGCGCCTGGCCGCCGCGGCCTGGTGGCCGGCGCGGCCCGGTGTCGGCTGGCTGGCGGGTTATGCGCTGGCGGTGCTGGTGGCGGTGTCGCGGGTGCAGGTGGGCGCCCATTCGTGGAGCGAGGTGCTGGCCGGCCTGGCGCTGGGGGCCGCCGCCAGCGGCGTGGTGCTGGCACGCGGCCACTGGCCGCGGCTGGCGCTCACCCGGCTGGCGCCGCTGGCGCTGGGCGCCGTGCTGGCCCTGGGTGTGGCCCGGGCCCCGGCCTCACGCACGCATGACTGGGTGACGCGGCTGGCGCTGGCCAGCTCGGGCCGCACTGAGCCCTTCCAGCGCTGGGCGCCGCAGTCCGGCCCGGCCACGCCCAAGGCCGGCGGCGCGCCTGCGCGGCGGGCGCCCGCCTCACTGCAGCCGCGCTGA